A window of Syngnathus typhle isolate RoL2023-S1 ecotype Sweden linkage group LG9, RoL_Styp_1.0, whole genome shotgun sequence genomic DNA:
AAAATCCAGAAACTGCTTCATAGACAAAGGGGAGGGTGAGAATTTGGAATAATAGTCAATGTCCTTCCCTATGGACACACTGCTCCGCAAAAACCTTAAAAGTCTCATTGTTGTCCTTCAGTGTCGTCCGTCCGGGGCCTCGCAGTAGAGTCGGCTAACAGTGTGCTAATCTACCTGCATTCACTACATTGCTAGCGAGATACTGTCACAAAAATACTGTGGAAAGCAACATCTTAAAATGGCTGTCGTGTCGTTTGGTGAAATGTGAGCACGCCTCATAGTCCCTGTTTATGACTCGAGTTTCGCATTTAATAAGTAATTACTTGAGGGAGACATGGAAATCTACACGTTAATAGTGCGTATGTACGCAGCTAACGTCCCAAAGATACCAAGTGGCGTAAAGATAGTACACTTCccagcttgttttgccaaacCTTGCTTTTTTCATTTGCGTTTGTTTTAATCGTTCTTATGAGTATTGTTATGATATTCTTCAAATAATTTTTTGATttatatgacacttttcaagaCTTTTATTTGAACGCTGATTCAAATCGGCTGGTCAATGTGTGGAGTGATTGGGCGTGAGTTGTAGCCTTTACAATGAAAAATATTAAGAGGGAAATCATGAATAGGTGAATTGGTGGAATCGTGGCAGttccaaataaaaaatgaccaaACGACTTTTAGAAATGACAGAACATTCAAAGAAGAAAGAGAAAACGGAAGCGGTCGTGTATGTCGTCACTTCCGATAGCAATAGCATACAGCTCCTACTGTGTGACGATGGAACGAATGTTGGAGCCACGTTTTTGACTGTGAAGTGCAATTAGTCTGCGATCGCCGCTCATTATTGTAATGACAACTGACCTGTGATCTATTTATTACAAGCTTCGCTGTGTAGGGAGCGCAAACCTCAACTTTCCAGTAAGTTGCAGCCGTGACCCGCCAAAAAAGGCAGCGAGGTGCGTGAACCATTTTGTCAGCCGCTATCGTCCGGTGAGCGACAATGAGTGGCGGCTTCAACTTCGGACAGCCTTCCACCGCCAAGACCACAGCTCCAGCAGCACCCGCCACGGGAGTCGGCCCGACCACAACGTCCACTCCCGCAGTCGCCGGAACcagtggcggtggcggcggcttcTCCTTCGGCTCGTCCACTCAACCCGCCGCTAGTAGTGCACCGAGCGGCGGCGGCCTCGCATTTGGAACCCCCACCGCCACTACCAATCAATCAACCCCGGCTGCAGGTATCTTCTCACCGGCGGTGTCGTCGTCTGGCTTCGGTCTGACCTCGGGTGCGCCTGCAGGGGGAGTCTTCTCCTTTGGGACCCCAGTGCCAACCCAACcgggagcagcagcggcggctgcGCCTGCAGGGGGAGTCTTCTCCTTTGGGACCCCAGTGCCAACCCAACcgggagcagcagcggcggctgcGCCTGCAGGGGGAGTCTTCTCCTTTGGGACCCCAGTGCCAACCCAACcgggagcagcagcggcggctgcGCCTGCAGGGGGAGTCTTCTCCTTTGGGACCCCAGTGCCAACCCAACcgggagcagcagcggcggctgcGCCTGCAGGGGGAGTCTTCTCCTTTGGGACCCCAGTGCCAACCCAACCCGCAGCAGCAGTGGCACCCACGACAAATGTATCTGCAGGTCACCCATCCGGAGCGTTCAGCTTTGGTGGAAGCAAGGTCCAAGTCACCACAGTGACAGCCACAACAAGCGCACCAGGGAGTAGCTTCGCTTTTGGGTCAAGTGCTGCTCCTAACCTCACACTGGGTCCCCAAACCATCTCCACCACTATAGCCTCAGCTCCACAGGCTGGAGGTTTCACCCTGGGGATTAAACCCTCACCAACCCCGGCTCCCCCTGCAGCGACCCCAGTGGCTCCATTTCTGTTCTCGACCCCAGCATCAACAGCTGCAGCCCCCGCAATCGGGTCTGGTTCTAGTTTCGGCACCACTCCGACTCCTGCGGCGGCACCGACTGCAACGACCACTGCCGCCGTGTCGGCCCCCACCGCCCTGGCTGCAACCACCACATCAAGCTTCTCGCTAGGACCTGTCATCACCACGACCGCAGCTACAGTGGCCACCACCCTCCCGACGACCACTGCCCCTGCTGTGATGACCTATGACCAACTGGAGGGCCTCTTGAATAAGTGGAGCCTGGAGCTGGAAGATCAAGAGAGACACTTCATCCAGCAGGCCACTCAAGTCAACGCATGGGACCGCATGCTGGTGGCGAATGCTGAGAAGATCACGTCCCTGCACAAGGAAATGGAGAAGGTGAAGCTGGACCAGAAAAGGCTCAACCAGGAGGTGGACTTCATCCTGTCCCAGCAGAAGGAGCTGGAGGATCTGCTGTGCCCGTTGGAGGAATCTGTCAAAGAGCCGAGCGGCACCATCTACATGCAAAATGCAGACGAGGAGCGTGAGAGGACGTACAAGTTCGCGGAGAACGTGGATGCGCAGCTCAAGAGGATGTCACAAGACCTGAAGGAGATCATCGAGCATCTCAATACGTCCAGCGGTCCTGCCGACACCAGCGACCCGGTAAGATGCTGCCAGGTGTACGCCTCGGTCCTCCTAACTAGGGTTGAAAAGAGATGGAAAATGTCTGGTATACTGGTGGATTACTGCCGCCTGATGGCCAAGGCAGGCACAGCAAAAAGCTCACGATCATTTCGTTTACACTTTACAAATATGAACTGTTGAATTCTGCATTTATACTctttaaaagacaaaatatCAAAGTCTCATAAATTAGATTAACATTTTGCAAGCTTACACTTAATGGCTGACTTTTATTTCTTCAGCTTCAACAGATTTGCAAAATCCTCAACGCCCACATGGATTCCCTGCAGTGGATCGACCAAAATTCCATTCTCCTGCAGAGACGAGTGGAGGAGGTGTCCAAACTGTGTGACAACCAACGCAAAGAGCAGGAGAAGCCCTTCCGGTTAACCTTTtactgagcacacacacactttttagtgtttgacaaaatatttttgtctttgtaGGCAGTCATCATTATTGCTCTTTACGTTTTTGTCAGCTGTCAACCAGGATGCaatattttcaacatttttttataCAACAGAAAATTTGTTCCAAGTTAATGTCCAAAATATTGAATACATGTTTTAGATATTTTTGgatgaattaaataaaataccAAAAGATTCAATCACAAGAGAACTGCAACTTTGTCGCTCCAATTTTTAAGAATATTTATTCCAGTTCACAATTTAACATTCCTGAATAATCTAATTCAGGACTTTTAGCTATGCCCTGTTAgattcacacacaaaaaaatattttttcagtgaCCATACTaccttaaaaatataaaatcacATTTATTCACAGCGAGTCAACTGTGGGTATGATTgctgttcttaaaaaaacaaaaaaaatctacaaaagTCCTCAAATACAACACAGTCAACTGTGCCATTTGTGCATAATTATTTAAATTCAGCAAGGCTTCAATGAGAGTACCACTACATCACATCAGtaattcatttttaaatgcACTTAAGTCTAGTTCACATTTAAAACTGGACATCTTTGGCTCTATCATACATGATttatcaaaacaaataaatatacattGTGCAGAAAATATATACAAAAGATACATATAGAAAAATCTTCTATACAGTGTAGAAAGACTCAAGCACATGGTGAGCACATGAAGAAAATCGGCTGACATCACAAATGATTGTCTTTCACTGGCAATATAAAAAGCTGTACTAAAAATTCTGCCTTTGCAAAGATAGTTGAGCATAATTGTTTTTACCGCTCTTGTATTGGATCTTCATTGGATTGTGCAATTCAAGAGGTTGTCTCTAACTGGTAGCCTGAAGGCTCAAGAGTAACTTTCATTATCGACCCACGTTGTCATCCAAGGCTTCTTCTCAAATAGATTCAGTTTGACTTTGCCGTCTTCATAGTGAGGAGAATCCTTCCGGATGCGCACGGCGTGATATTGGGGGACGGTGTCCTCCTGCTTGGGGCGTCTGAAGAAGCCACACTGGATGGACAgaaacatgatttaaaaaaaaaaaaaaaagtagacaaCAAACATGTGTAAGAGTTGCACTGGCTGGGCAGAAGAATGTTAAGCATGCTTTTTGCGGTTCATTGCACGTTTCCAAAAGCCAAGGCGATGTCAGCTAAAGCACCTGCAGAGGACACAATTCCACAACAACGACAATCTTGTGACTCAAGTCGCCAACAAGAGCAATTTGTTTTAGTTGTGTGCAATGTGTGTCAGGTTAAATCTGTGCAGAGGTGACCCAAGCTTTATATCAGTTCAATTTAGAAAAGGTTGTTTCTTCGCAGATGACAAACGCTTTCAAGCCTAAAGCTGCCGAGGTGAGTtcattagtaggggtgtaacgattcatcgatacacatcgattaatcgatataatgctctacgatttgttggcatcgatgctaaacgtaaacatcgatctatatcgcccgtttttgacctgggacattagacgcggctttattttgaaatccagttcattgttgcttgcttcctctttccgggagcagtgcgcggcgtgttgcgttgtgagcagagcaggcacgtgaaaggggagccgacaactacgcggctcctgggctggtgctatggctagtgtccaagaagacgaggaaattcgctcccctttgggcttcaagtcattcgtttggaagcactttgtaatttcctaaataaagagtttgcagtaccttgttgattttgcgtatgaattgttatcaatcaggatattgttctatattgatcgtagagcactatatcatgatcgtatcgtgaatgaatcacagcaggctttaagatatcggcaaatatcgtatcgtggttctttgtatcgatatgatattgtatcgtgacaaaacccgcgctTTACACCCCTATTCATTAGTCGCCACGCATGCCCgagcttttttgtttgtttgtttttgcttactgtttttttccatgtataatacgcccccatgtataatacgcaccctaaaaatggcatgttgatgctggaaaattattttttttcttttttttttttttcggtatggcgccgtaagtggctgcctcccagcagtgttctctcttttcctctttatttctttcttttctcccttttctttctgtctttttgtccattcggcaatgctggtgccttctaccgcacctcggtatctcttcggatcggatattttgtattatttttttttcttcctgggaccgggatcatcggtcgagaccggcgtaactctacggcggcttcctgcttatccgggcagtgatgaccgggtccctcgccttggccttgcagccgcaacccctgtggggagtccgctccctcgtgctcgtcagaaccaacgactttcgccatgctagccccgtggtgaccatctgcacgtgcacccgactgggtgcccaggacgctgctcacacgtttgcctgctttgtgatgtttttcaccgattcacgaccacggtccattgggcgccgttgaactggactgcccctacacctgtctatggaccccgtggaggctatttagtgtgttttgggatgttctcttgtattgaggggtgctggttggccacagttactttttttcctttgtcttttagctttgttttgctttgatggcttttatcttgagcactttctggctttctttgtggcgccgttgtgtggcagccttatgagagcctattgagttgcgctcatgccatttgtgcgtcttttgtatacccactctgtggtatgaatactgctggggcctgaatttccccacccctggggatcaataaatatacaatcaatcaatcaatcaaataagcctgtacccatgtataatacgcacccaaattttgactcctacttaagtccgtaaacgtaaaattatttcagaaaaaagatcatctttgggaacaaccggatgttattctgccggtcagtatcactgcgcatgcgctagcacactcaatagcgaagaaatgtttcggatttgtgtagggtacattgtgacagcaaacgagcaagcgtctgatacgagagcattgtgttcgtatggagcgtgtttgaagtgaacagcagagaagaaagcgcatctgtaatggcggcctctgtatgatatccggattaaaaataataaataaaattgtacccatgtataatgcgcactccagattttaggacaataaattagttaaattttgcgcgttatacatggaagaaaacggtattTTAGAACCTTTTTAGAGCATAAAATCAGGCCTCAGCTGAGAGCTTGTCTTTGTCAGAAGGCTGAACATGGATCTCGGCCTTGTGATAGGCCGCATCGTACTGCTCTTTGGTTGCTCTCTTGAAGAAACCACACTGAAGGGAAGGGGGGTGATCAATCAGCAATCACACTATCTCAACATTTCATTTGATCAAAAATGAACAATACAGTTTTTCATTGACCAGTGCATCCCTATTAACCAATCATATTTGGACTGAATGTTAATTGTCACGCCTCCCACTCACCTTCCAAAGCAGACAGACCAATAAAGCCAAAATCAATACTCCTGCCAGAACAGCTACCACGATAATCCACCAGGGGACGCCACCGTACTGGGCCACTGCGCTCTCTGGGAACACCATGAGCTTCACCTGCCATAACGTGAAATGTACGATTGGAGTCCGCCACAACGTCATCAACGTCAATTTCTGCGCCTTACTTGGGTGTCAGGAGTTTTCAGAATCATGTTTGTGGCCCGGTTGTGGAGCACCAGCGAAGCCTTCACAATAATATCCAAGGATGACAGAGAAGTGTAATCCTGAGTGAAGACAAAACCAGATGAGGGTGATTTCATCAGGGCTGGAAAGTAACCAAGCGAGCATTAAGCAAATTAAGGGAAACTATTTTGTGCATCGGTGTCACTCCCTCGATCTCCGCCACAAAGTTAATGTCACCTCCAGAAAGGTTGAGTTCCACAGACGAGCTCGGAGTTCCACAGTGGACCCGTCGAGTCCATGCAAGGGACACTTGAGCACCACACACTGCAAATCTTTCCCACACGCCTTAAAAGAAAAGAGTACGTTTCAACATTTATGACTTGAGTTCCACTTTAAAGCTAACCAAGCTTTTTTTGTGCTCTATGTGCATCAATTTCACCCTGCAAAAAATGCTCACCAAAATCTTATTTTTTCCTGACAGTGGCCAAgtcttgctttttgtttttttcggtGCAATTTCCCGCTTTGTCCTGAATGCAGAGTTCTCCTGAAAGCACGTCCATTTTCCACATTAGCAAGGAAGCGATTACTTTAAAATCCTTTGTGTTCAATTTTACCTGGATGTGCTTCAAAGGGTTGATCTCGGACTCTGGTGTACAAACGATGTCACGCTCTCCTTCTTTAGCATTCATTTTCACCAGGTACAAAAGCCATTTGCCATTTTGATTGGATTTGGGCCACTGGATGTGCAGGGAAGATTTGACGGAAGCGTCCCACAAGTTGTTGATCtgggcaaaaaacaaaacaaaaaaaacacttgataaCAGTCACGACAATTTTAGTTTGACTTGAGTCATATCAACGTACTCTGAAGGTGTAATTGACTAAACTGCCGATCTCCTCTTCGCTCTTCATGGCGCTCTCTCCTCTCACGACTCCTCCGAATGAAACCCGATGAGGGTTGACATCCCTGATGGAGACGagcaaaataattcaaatctCCTCTTGATGTGTTCACGTTCTTACTGTTGGACGCAAACGTACCCAGTAATTGACAACGGCAGCTCAACCATCACTTTGGCTTTGATTCTCACATTAGCCAAATCTTGTACGCTCGTTCTGAGTCGGGggaaaaagatgaaaaatgtaACTCCAGGGATTAATGTACAGAACACGGCAGAGCTTCAGGTGAGCTCTTACGTTTGGAGCTGCAGGTCGATATCGATCTCTGTCGTCTCCAGAGTCATCGCCACGGTGCTCAGGATGATGTAAAATGTAACCTTATTGGGAAAAAGGGCCATTTATTTTCAAGAATGCCGCATAGGGAATGTAATGTGTGAGTTTGTACCTCGGTGCCTTGCTTAAACGGGTTGCCAAGCTCACAGTCGGCTTGGGAGCCATTTTGATTGGCCACGCAAATGATCTGCTTGTCCATCTACGGCAAAGTTACAAACACTTCAGCAGATTGGAGtggtaatattattattttttattattctcattattattttattttgtattattatttttattatcactattttcattattactattctcattattattattacggtGATCGTTTCACCGTTTTGCGATGCGAGCGGACGCCCGAATAAGACAGCGTGTCGGGGAAGGACCCAGTCAGCTTGGCTTCGTAGGCGTCGTCCCCGTGCAGGTTGCTGACGGTCAGCCGCAGAGCCAAGTCCTTCCTCTCGTAAGTCAGATGAAACACGGACACGTTGTCCCTCCTGCTGAGGCGCAGATAAAGCACTTAATCGGAACGACTGCTGGGTAGCTTTCCTATAATGTGCGTCCTCATTGggagattattttattttacttgaaaAAGGTTCTTTCTGTGACTCACATGGGCAaaggcgagtaaatgtcttgaTTGCTTTGCTTGTACAGCAATTTGTAGTCCATCATCAGGTTACTGCGACAAACGTGATCACTTCCGCATCCTTCCTTGACAAAATTGAcctacaaaagaaaaatacgATGATGACACTAATAATTCCCATACTTTAATATAAAAATTAATCGTCATTTTACCTGGATGGTTTCGTTGTTTGACTGAGTAGAGTCCGAAATTGGCATCAGTTGCGGGAGGCCGCTCTTTGCCTTTTGTCGCTTCGTGCCAACTATTTGTGCCGACACCTCGACGGGAATGCTTCGCATCTTATCTTTAATGTTCTcctgtgcaaaaaaacaaatttttaatgtttttttttttatgtacctaACATGCGTTCAAGATTGTGTACATGTTGATGctttatgatcttttttttttttttttttacctttaacTTGGCTTTTATCTTAATGCAGGTTTCCTGCTTTTGTCCTCGGAGGTCCAAGGTGCTGTTAAAGTAGTGTTCCGTTTCCGAGTTGGATTTATTAAAGAACGCGACTCTTGAGAGCAAGCCTTGTTTCCTGCGAATTCCGTCCACCTCCACAGAGTAGCCGATAACTGTGGCGGAAGAAGGCGACTCAAGATAAGACCAAATAAAGCTTCTATGCGgataataaaatcaaaaatgattTACGTACTTATTCTCGGGCTGTACGATGCCGGATTTGCTTTGTAGCTGAAGCAAGCATCCACAGTGAAGCTAAAGACAGAAAAAAGCTTTTTGCGAAATGACACTCAAGAGAGGTTCCATTATGACTGAATATTTACCAGATGTTGCTTCCACAGTTCTTTATTGTTAGGTCAATTTCCCGTGGGGAGATTTTGACATCTCGGTGGATACTAATGACTGGTCTTGCTCTGAAAAAGAATGAAATGTAATTGTAGCAATCAGTACGTATTGAGCGCTTTCAAGATACTTCATCAAATAGTAGATTGCGCACTCATGGACGCCGTGCATTAATGACCTGATACTTGAACGAATTAACGCCTGGCTTCACCTAAATTATTTCTCTCTTGATTagcgttattttaaaaaatattttttaaaaaatcgctAAATTATTGGAAAATAAGAAATCGAGACAATTCAGTGTAATGTTTAAAAACCTGTAAATGAGTGCCGAGTCTGAGAGAGAGCCCACAGCGAGGTCTGGATAAGAGTTGCTGTCCAGGTCCATGTTGcctgccagagaatagccaaaCAGTCGGATGTTGTAATCTTTGCCGGAAATAATCTGgaatcaaatacaaaaacaactGGAAGTAATTCCGATGTCAAAACCTcatcattaaaaacaaaagttgaaGTCCGTGACAAAGTGAGTGAAAAAGTGAGATCAATTTATTGTAATGTGTAATCTATAAACCAAACCAACCTGAGCCGGGCGTGTGTTTATCCCCTGCACTGATCCGTGATAAATGTAGACCTTTCCCGTACCGCCATCATCATACGGTGCCCCGATGGCGATGTCTGGTTGAAGGCGGGAAAACATTTATTGAAACAATAATCGAgttaaaaagcaacaaaaaagcAACAGCACCACTAAATAACCTTGATAAGCATCTTGGTTGACGTCACCGATGTTCTCCACCGCCAGACCAAACATGGAGTCTCTGGTCCCGTTAAGACGGACAGGAGCGACGCCTCGCCATCGTCCCGCCTGGTTGATGTAAACATAAGCGGCGCCTCCAACGTCTTTGTCCTTCATGTAGAACTGGGGCGCTCCAACGATTATGTCCTGCCAACTGGGTCAAAGTGATACCATATTAGTCATTTTGGACGTGACGACGGCGGTGGCATAGTTGGTTGCTAAGCAACCAAACAGAAAGTAGCCTGGTGCCTACTTTCATACCGGCAGATTAATGTGGACATGCAACACACCCGTCTCCGTTCAAGTCCGCTACGGCCACGTCGTAACCAAAAGAGGACGCCAGCCCGGGCCCGTACAGTGTGTGGTCCACAGTAAGTCGGGCGGAGCCGTGGTTCTCTTTCCTCAGCAGCAGCACGGCACCACTGTGATTGGCTCTGGGCGCCCCAGCCACCACAGTTAGGCCACGCCCCCTGGTGATGCTGTGACCAGAGTCCAGAGAGAATCCTAAACGTGAAACGAATCAGAGAATTAACGGCGATCTCGATCAATCAGATGATCGTAGAAAATTCGATGTATTTTTTTCGCATCTCACCGAGGTAGCTATTGGCTGGAACGGGGACGAGCTCTGGGTTCAAGGCGTGCTCGTCGCCCACTTCATAAGGGCCGTCGTCGTACACGCCCATCTCTAAAagggtgttgtttttttgctctaCACGTACAatgcctgacaaaaaaaaaaaaaaaagacttaatcaCAGGCACCCAATGGACCACTAAAGGTGTCGAGACCTTTCCAGTTGTATGCTCCAGGTGCTCCAAAAACCAGATAATGGTAGTCTTTGGTGAAAGTGGCGGCCAGACCCTGCTGACACGACCCGAACATCTCGTGTCCCCTGGCCCTGCCCTCGCAGAAATTCCAGCTGCCGCCGTCCTCGTCCGACGACTCGTCGATTGTCAGGTCTTGGCTCAGGACGTAGCAGCGGCCTGTGATGTCACGGGCCTCCTGGGCCGTGTTCACAAACAAACGCTTCTGGTAGCGATGAGCGCACGTCTGAAGCGATGACAagatttttgcttttgtttaatTCATTCCAGAAGGTCTTTTGTGAggcttttttatttaaacactTACCACAATTTTCCCGCCAGGCCCTTGACTCTGTACCGTGACCCCCATCCACTGGTTCTCCTTGTTCTCAACTCGGATATCCTCTTTCAAAATTTAGACAAAGACGACGCCACGGCATGAACGCAAATGCACAATAGAAACTCCAATCGACACAATAAAGAGGCCATCGCTGGGTTTCCTCCAGATAAGATTGGGCGGGATGTGGAAATATTCTTACCTTCACTGTCAAATAAAATTCGTTCACAATCGTGAGAGTAGTTAATATCACATTTGTAGAGTCCTCCAGTGATGTTGGCGTTCTGTTTCCCCAAAGCTCTAGCTCGGGGGGCACCGATCAACaacctgagaaaaaaaatttgGGTCACTTTAAGTCAGTTCGAATTCCAGCCATCATACCAAAACAACACAGAATGAATTTGACTGGATAGTTTTGAGGGCAAACCTTATCTTTCATGACCTTGAGAATTGGCCAAACAATGTCACAGTACAGCAAAACAGAAACACAGCTGTGCTGTATAAGCAATACAGAAAAGTAACATGCAGGAGGATTTTTGACAAGAGCAGCTCCTTGATATCTGTGACGATAAAAAGTCAAGAAGTATGTGAAAGTTTCTTGGGCACTGCCTGGAATTTCCTTACGGGACAGAAAGGAAATCCTGTCTAGCTTTTGGACTCTTCTCTTTGGATGATTTTTTGAGGTTCTACAGATCTTCTAGACCAGTTGCCCAACAGGGCCTGGGGGAGGTCTGACGCTGAGATGTAAGAGCAAATTGCAAACAAAAGGCCAGTGACGCTGCGTAAATATAAACAGGAGCTTTTTTACTAACTTGACATTTCAGCAGCATGTGATGTCATATAAGGAGAATTCTATTAGACATTTGCATAATATTGAAAAGATCTTGGGGTGTCCACGCAAGCTTACTCAACAGCGATACAAGATGAGGAAAAGCACATCAGTGTTAGAATTGTAAAGCAGAGCTGCTGGGAAAAGTTGTAGAATTTAGCAAGTGACTGAGGGTTAATATTGACATTAGCACGCAACACTGCCTTCTGGTTTGTCAGTGAAGCAGTGCTTTGCTCCACCAAATGAATGCATGCATCTTTTTTGGGTGACCTCAAACCTGcctttgcaaagaaaaaaaaagaaacagcagaggcagtgtttttttttttcttttctacaagCTTCATTTTGTTATCAAAAACATGCGAGGCTGAGCTATGTTTGGTCTGTCATTGCGGTCGAGGTGCCAGTCGCTGCAAACAATGATTGCACTACTTTTGTGCACGGAAGTGAAGCTGCTCTTACTCATAACAAACTTGACCGGACATATGTTCATTAAAGAACACAGCTTTGAAACAACACTCTTCACAATAAAACAATATCGAGTGTTTAGGCCTCCTTTTGAAATGACAAGCAAAACAGACAAATTTGATCAATTTTGCCTCCTTTCTCTATTTACAAAATCTTTCGATTGGATTCCGGCCCGCATTCATGAGCTCATGTGACTCGGCGGCAAATTAGCCTGACAAGTCAAGTGAAAGCTCATTGAGCCAGCTAAGGGAACAAGCAACCACTCCCAGCTGTGAAGCACCACGCTGACATCAC
This region includes:
- the nup62l gene encoding nucleoporin 62 like isoform X2, with translation MSGGFNFGQPSTAKTTAPAAPATGVGPTTTSTPAVAGTSGGGGGFSFGSSTQPAASSAPSGGGLAFGTPTATTNQSTPAAGGVFSFGTPVPTQPGAAAAAAPAGGVFSFGTPVPTQPGAAAAAAPAGGVFSFGTPVPTQPGAAAAAAPAGGVFSFGTPVPTQPGAAAAAAPAGGVFSFGTPVPTQPAAAVAPTTNVSAGHPSGAFSFGGSKVQVTTVTATTSAPGSSFAFGSSAAPNLTLGPQTISTTIASAPQAGGFTLGIKPSPTPAPPAATPVAPFLFSTPASTAAAPAIGSGSSFGTTPTPAAAPTATTTAAVSAPTALAATTTSSFSLGPVITTTAATVATTLPTTTAPAVMTYDQLEGLLNKWSLELEDQERHFIQQATQVNAWDRMLVANAEKITSLHKEMEKVKLDQKRLNQEVDFILSQQKELEDLLCPLEESVKEPSGTIYMQNADEERERTYKFAENVDAQLKRMSQDLKEIIEHLNTSSGPADTSDPLQQICKILNAHMDSLQWIDQNSILLQRRVEEVSKLCDNQRKEQEKPFRLTFY
- the nup62l gene encoding nucleoporin 62 like isoform X1, producing MSGGFNFGQPSTAKTTAPAAPATGVGPTTTSTPAVAGTSGGGGGFSFGSSTQPAASSAPSGGGLAFGTPTATTNQSTPAAGIFSPAVSSSGFGLTSGAPAGGVFSFGTPVPTQPGAAAAAAPAGGVFSFGTPVPTQPGAAAAAAPAGGVFSFGTPVPTQPGAAAAAAPAGGVFSFGTPVPTQPGAAAAAAPAGGVFSFGTPVPTQPAAAVAPTTNVSAGHPSGAFSFGGSKVQVTTVTATTSAPGSSFAFGSSAAPNLTLGPQTISTTIASAPQAGGFTLGIKPSPTPAPPAATPVAPFLFSTPASTAAAPAIGSGSSFGTTPTPAAAPTATTTAAVSAPTALAATTTSSFSLGPVITTTAATVATTLPTTTAPAVMTYDQLEGLLNKWSLELEDQERHFIQQATQVNAWDRMLVANAEKITSLHKEMEKVKLDQKRLNQEVDFILSQQKELEDLLCPLEESVKEPSGTIYMQNADEERERTYKFAENVDAQLKRMSQDLKEIIEHLNTSSGPADTSDPLQQICKILNAHMDSLQWIDQNSILLQRRVEEVSKLCDNQRKEQEKPFRLTFY